A section of the Drosophila subobscura isolate 14011-0131.10 chromosome A, UCBerk_Dsub_1.0, whole genome shotgun sequence genome encodes:
- the LOC117893674 gene encoding dnaJ homolog subfamily C member 22-like has protein sequence MNTSNRTQPPVNEWEERTIDNEESEKSLLSVYIRWLVGGLIAWHHLYLGRECHAAALLFILLHQAIPCGYIFLALLTDLLLLPEYVTAVNDAARRHYGPVHRANQEATPSPPYSLRRFLGQILMGFLFGSMFDWAATHYLQSRAHWLSWLVPCAVSLAIWLVGNIGRQKGCILHCLFGAYCAYFLVYFMLNVFYALIVIATISAMAFNWFSMKWRRRPVRHQTLSKHFRFLLILVLGLCVAASWVTLDNMSASPRPPSVLSHLKSNLKTRLHKIFGVFSQHGFFGTEEQKARAKLRKYYQALGLTDVATRAEITAAFRQLAKKYHPDRQQLTDKAKAHENWLPIREAYEILRNTLSAPSEDNPGYD, from the coding sequence ATGAATACAAGCAATAGGACGCAGCCGCCAGTAAATGAATGGGAGGAACGGACGATTGACAATGAGGAATCAGAGAAATCACTTCTGAGCGTTTACATTCGCTGGCTAGTTGGTGGTCTCATTGCCTGGCATCATCTCTATTTGGGACGCGAGTGTCATGCTGCAGCCTTGCTGTTTATACTCTTGCATCAGGCCATACCATGTGGatatatttttcttgctttgctAACGGATCTGCTACTCTTGCCGGAGTACGTGACGGCTGTCAATGATGCTGCTCGCCGCCATTACGGTCCGGTGCATCGGGCTAATCAAGAGGCTACCCCCTCGCCGCCTTACAGTTTGCGTCGCTTTTTGGGGCAAATTCTAATGGGCTTTCTGTTTGGATCGATGTTCGACTGGGCCGCCACGCACTATCTACAGAGTAGAGCCCACTGGCTGAGCTGGCttgtgccgtgtgccgtgtccCTGGCCATTTGGTTGGTGGGCAACATTGGACGCCAGAAGGGCTGTATATTGCATTGCCTTTTCGGCGCATATTGTGCctattttttggtatatttcatGCTGAACGTGTTCTATGCCTTGATTGTGATCGCTACAATATCGGCCATGgcttttaattggttttcgATGAAATGGCGCCGTCGTCCGGTACGCCATCAAACGCTGAGCAAACACTTCCGATTCCTACTTATACTCGTCCTTGGCTTATGTGTGGCTGCTTCGTGGGTCACACTGGATAATATGTCTGCTTCCCCTCGTCCCCCCAGTGTCTTAAGCCATTTGAAGAGCAATCTCAAGACCAGACTCCACAAGATCTTTGGGGTGTTCAGCCAGCACGGATTCTTCGGCACAGAAGAGCAAAAAGCCAGGGCAAAGCTGAGAAAATATTATCAAGCGCTCGGCCTAACGGATGTCGCCACAAGGGCGGAAATTACAGCCGCCTTTCGTcaattggccaaaaaataTCATCCCGACAGGCAACAGCTGACTGACAAGGCGAAGGCCCACGAAAATTGGCTTCCCATCCGAGAGGCCTACGAGATACTGCGCAACACCCTTTCGGCGCCCTCCGAAGATAATCCAGGCTATGATTAA